From the genome of Tripterygium wilfordii isolate XIE 37 chromosome 6, ASM1340144v1, whole genome shotgun sequence:
GGGCCATGCAATTTTTACCACTGAAATAGTTAACCAGGTATAACTCAATcactgaattttcaaacattccaatttggtaatcaaaagttgaaaattgtttcaatttacacacatGGGCAGATTTCTCATTATTCGGATAGTAAACTTGCATAAAAATCAATGTAAAAAATCTACCTGAACAGTGAAAAATATGTTCGTGTGTGCAtattaaaacattttttaaCTTTAGACTCTCAAATTAGAATGTTTGAACATTCGGTGACtaagttgaaaattgacaaatcttttgtgatatatatatatatatatatatatgcccatAAAATTAATCTATATCATATTTTATGAGTCAAcgataaaaatatattattaacaaaaaaagagaattaTTATTAATGTATTATAGGTTGGAGGTacctaattttatttatattgtgAGAGTGACCATTAATTAAGACAATTGGTTTTGAGTTTCCCTatattaaggggaaaaaaatccgCATATACTATTTAGTGGTAATGATATGCCAAAATGCTTTAAAAAAACCCatttcatatatatgtttttttttaaaaaaaaatttacacaaatttatgtttattttttgaagatGCGATGTAGAAAACAGtcatttaaaaattgaaaaaaaaaatgtagattATTGCGAATCAATTACGGTAGTCTTCctgaaacaattaaacaaagCATCATAAAACTTCCAAAAAATAAAGTCACATATGGAGGTGTATaaaacaagatatatatatatatatagcattggAATTTGCAAACGTTTGATTGAAGCAATTGAAAGTAAAAATGTGTGTATTGAAGTTATTATCCAATAATGTCACCTATATTGGGGGAAATTTAATGTGGCATCTCACATGGGGTTAGGGTTAGCTATTGATCAATTGGACCATTATTGTAAAAATAGGCCAACTACATTTTCTTGTATGAAATTCTAAGTTTATGGAGATTGTTAAAGTTGGTTTgtgtaaaattataaaaaaaaagtccactaaaaatctcaccccGATCATATTTCGTTTGAGATGAAGTGGTTTATAAGATGGAATCCAATCTCAAACATTCGAGAACCCCTTTAAATGATAAAATCGTGTGGATCTTGGATCTAGAGTTGACAATATCTCAAGCGGAATGGATTATGTTAAAAaattctcatcttcttcttaaATTCCGaaccttcttcttctcatcactctgaattttttttaaaattataacatCCTAAATGACAATCAATTGAGATTAATCAATATTTATTTCTAtagattttgtattttattaaagttaatatgTGGAAACAAATGGACAAAGCATATCACAATCAATGGGGTTTAAGAATATAGGCTTGAAAGGCTCAAAACTGTGGTAAAGTTTGGCAACAATTGATTGTTTGCCGTCTCACTTTGTCTTACTTCATAGCTCCTCATCATTAGTGTTGTGAAGATTCCATTGCAGGCACTCAAGTTGACAATGAAAACTGAAAGAATCAGTAAAAGTTGGGCTATGTTGCAATCAAATTATTGTTGAGGAAAATGACCAAAGAAGAAAAACGAATTGAGTTTTgggtgggggggggggataAATTCATACTTTTGAGTTCTAGTTCTCCCAACGGATAGTATTCAATCTCAGCCAACCAGGTCACGCCTTTTTCTTTAATAGTTAGCGTTTTGAACATTCGATGTAAAACTAAACAAGGCCCTTAGATCTACGCGTACAGAAGTTTTCCAactgacgacatgataagtttgAGTTAAAGCCTAACGCGTGGCCATGAAAGTATTGCTCTGAGTGGGTATCAAACTCAAGATCTTCCGAGTCCATACAGTTTTGGCCCAGAGAGATTCATCACTAACTCTTAACCTGTTTACTCATGCTGTGGCTGTTGTACGAGTCGGATGAGTTTATCTAATACATAAAACCTTATCTATTAGAATTTCCAGCTCAATATAcattaacaatattgtccgcttttgATTATTCGATTCCCATGCATATATCGAGCTTGCACGGTTTTGCCTTTCCAGGAGGTCACCCCATCCCAATAGTGTTCTAGAGAAACACGATTAATTGTATAGTTATTACGAGATGTTTTTCTCCAAAAAACGCGTTGTTAACGCATTGCTGATGGTTATGAACTgaagttatatatatgttaacataaTCTATCATAGATATAATGCAGCAATTGATTGAAAATTTCCCCCGAATAATAAGGAGTCTGTTGATTTGCAAATTGCAAGCCGAAAATGACGGTACACCAGAGTCCCAGGATTACAGTATTGAATCCAATTCTTTGAAAACTCGTTTGTCCAACCCATCAGATTTCTCACAATAATTACTCTGTCTCTCTAACACCCAAGGCTACAAGGATCATGGCGTTGATTACTCCCAAGTTATATAGATCAGCAAATGACTTCAAATTACTTTTCTAAAGTATTATTGCAATGTCCAGCCCCAAGAGTAGAAAGAATCAATCCAGAGTGCAATAGTCGTCCCATATGTGGGAAAGCCCAATTTTGTatcagaacttttttttttgagatacaacTAAAGTAGATATAATGCtatactacaacacactacccagagtattacatccaggcaaaaaagtgtgttgtaGTGGAAACGTATATACTACTCCAGAGGAACTaatctaaccgatgtgggagtacaCAGGAGGTAGACAACAGTACTTCAACCACTATCGAACCAACACACACACTCCACTCACATTCTCACGTGAGCTACATTTGTTTTTTGAGATACAACTAAAGTAGATATAATGCtatactacaacacactacccagagtattacatccaggcaaaaaagtgtgttgtaGTGGAAACGTATATACTACTCCAGAGGAACTaatctaaccgatgtgggagtacaCAGGAGGTAGACAACAGTACTTCAACCACTATCGAACCAACACACACACTCCACTCACATTCTCACGTGAGCTACATTTGTTTTTTTGAGATACAACTAAAGTAGATATAATGCtatactacaacacactacccagagtattacatccaggcaaaaaagtgtgttgtaGTGGAAACGTATATACTACTCCAGAGGAACTAATCTAACCGATGTATCAGAACTTTAACTCTTGAAGTATAAGTCAGCTGCAACTTTTAAGTCCGTTTGAGAGAGTGTGTTTTTGACATTTGCGATGAGATGAGGCGAAATCCGAAACCGTGGTGTGGTGAGATAAATTGCGATAACAAAAGGTATTTGTCACAACACTAAAAACACATGCTCTGGTGAGATAGggtaaaattgaatattttctattgatatcaattaatatttgatgaatttattttttaaaaatataaatgaaataataaaattaatagaGGAAACAAATCTTTTGTTTTCAAGCAAAAAATACGATCAACCGCATTGCATAGGATGTGAAAGCAACTTCAACTTTGAATTCACTGCGGTGCAGTGACACTGTAATGCACTGCTAGGCCAAATGAACACGATGCGTTCAAGCCAAAACAGTACATTTGGCACGTGCACAAACTGCCAAACGCACCCAAAATGGGCGAAGAGAGACCTGTGTAAGGCCTTACATAATTTCTTAGTTAAGTGAACCAGGGACGAGCTCATAATCTAATACATGAACAATGTTCAAAGTATTTTACTAAACAAAGCTTCTGCTCATTTTCTTTCCCATACAATGACAGTTTAACAGAATTCCTAATCAAATCACAGGGTTCGAGTTCCctcaaacaaaacccaaaaggctaatggttttttcttcttcccaatAGATGGATCGAGATGAATGACTCTACCCCTTGTCTGAATTCTGATTTACATGCTGATAAAAAGTGATGCAGTGACATACTTTACGTCTCAAATGGAATCTCACCCAAACTTGCAGAATACTTGCCCCTTCAATcactgggaaaaaaaattcagattaccAACTTGGAGGCTGGTGATTTCGCATTTTCATCAGCAGCATCTACTGAAAAACCGACAGGGTACAGGAAATTAGAGATCAGATGATCCACAAAAATGGAACAACATACACAAACATGCACATAAATTCTTTCCCACAGCCAACTGGATAGAATTAGTTAGCAGAATATGTTTTCTAATGGTAACACATTCCCTTCAAACATATACAACATTAGTTACAGTGGAAAAGTGGAGACATGTGTATGTTGATGTCATTGTAAATATTATGTCTATGAGTCTACATAAAAGAGTTTAGAACACAAATTAAGattgaaaaatattaacaaCCTCAACTTAAAAGGATAATTTAAGAACAAGATAAAATCCCAGGCCCTAACCCTTCCCAGACCCTGCCACTCTTACAGGGCCGTATCCActgttttcccttttctttttcctcttaaGTAATTTCCCATTTCCTGCATTAATGCTATGTAATTTTGAAAGTCATTAATTTTTCGTCTATGACCACCTTCATGTGAACAAAAACTACATTTTTTCTTTGACTACACGTTTGTCATCTCAAACCAACACTCCAAAGGCTGATTATACTTCATGATTGTGTATTGCATATTTGTATGCTACCTTAAAACTTTTTCCTTCATCAGTTCTTGTACGTACTTTTCTATATCAGCATTGGAAAGGTATTATCTCAGAAAATCTTCCATGGAAAGGTGGTACAACCACAAACTAAAATAAAGCATCTTTTGGGTTCTTTTCCaagaaagcaaaataaaaaatttggtAACTAAGTACAAAGGTAAAAGGTTCACTACTTGCCCATTGCCACACATCTCAAAGTGATTGATAATGGCTCTAGTTATACGGTAggtattctttttcttcatctctcacCATTCTTCTCATCCACACACATCATCTCACTTGTCCAAATGAGATTCATGTCAAAACCTAAAATTCACCCCTGTAGAGTGTAGAAGCTAATGCAATTGTACAGCATAAGCAAATGAAGCTACATATTCTCCCATACACAGAGAAACAAAATCAGTAAGCATCTTGTCTGGTAGACCAATGAAGCTAGATTCTAAAAATCTATTGTTTTCAAACATATGGACAAACAACTTATTGTTGAATAACAACCTTTCTTCATTCATGTCCTAAGACATAAAGATACCAGACCGGTAAAACTGTCTTTCATCTAGGCTTGCAAATCTGGATTGCTTGTGAATGTTCCTTTTACAAAAAGGAGCAAGTTTCCAAAATGCCACCAAATACCCCAACACTTCCAATGaattataaccaaaagataaccACCTAAACTATAATTTCTGTCTTCTcttaccttttcttttatttttgaatttagaAAGAACAGCAGCAAGGCCTAGTTATCAAATTCTACCAATCAATAATCATTTCACAAGCATATACACCTTGCAAGCAATACATACAAATTTCTTTCTCCAGAATACTAATCATTTAAGCTATTAACCGGTAGCTGATACTCTAAATTCatatcaatttatttttcaaaagccAAGAACGACTAACTTCCAAACAGCAGAGGGAAAACCGCAAAACCCCAATCGCATATATAGAGATGGAGGAGAGAGTAGAGTACCAATTTGTGGAGCAGCTGGGACTTCACCATAGATGGCCCTGAGTCTGGCGAGAGGGACCAAGGCGGATTCCGCGGTGGCTTCAGCGAAGAGCTGCTGCTTCCAGTCCCACATGGTCTTCTTCATGGCCTTGATGGATTTGACCAGAGAGTCCTTCTCGGCCTCGAGAGCTTCGACTTTCTTTTGCTGGTTCGCCGATCTAACCATTAGTCCAGCAAAGGAGCCTACCAGGAACACGTCGATCACTGTATTGTTGTTGGCCGCCCTCCCTGCAAGGTTTACCACTCTGCTGGCGAACTCCATTTCTTCGCCCGCCGGACTGAACTCGAGGTTTTGGCTTCTTGCAGTGGGGGGTGTCTTTAGGTGAAAGCTCTTCCAGATTGTAGCGGGCTTCGGCCCATAATAAATAAAGCCCAAATGTTCTGAAACCCCTTTCGGCATTTGGGCTAAAAATTACGGGCTCCACGTGTATGGTTCTAGTTCTAGGGGTGGTAAAAATTTGATTCCATATCGGTTCGAGGTCGGACAATAAcacatgtttatgaaatatttacatgtccgaaTCTTAATTCGAATTGGATTTCGAACGTAGTTAATCGACCTAACCCATATTGGTTTAAACTCGGACAACTAAATCAGACAATAacgacaataacctaatccggatTATGATCCGGACaaataaattggacaaaattATAGTGTTTAGACCCCAACCTtgttttaaaccggacaaaaattggtttaatttaagTCAGACAAATTCGTTCATCCGGACCAACAAAAATTTGTGACGCCTATATGCTTCTAGAATCTCTACGTGTGCGGTTGTAGAAGTAGCATTGACTAGTCCTCTTGGACTTCCACACATTTGGCAACCACAACAAACCcaaacaaaaaagacaaaagaaaaagaaatgaatattttgaaagaaaacaaaaataacagcAATACCATTGAGGTACAAGCGGACTACTTCCTGAGACTCCAACTCCTCCCCTCTCGGTTTCTCCGCCGTCGTTTCGTTTCGATCCTACTGTCTCTCTGTATCTAATCCATTTCTTGGTAATTCTGACCATCTGAAATTGTTTCTGTTCTCAGATTACTCTTTTCATACAGGTTTGATTCTCTAAAGCTTATCACTGGATCCTGTAATCGGTTCTCTTGAAATGTGTTTGTGTGCTAGCTACTTGTAATTCGTTTTCACTTTGATTGATTTGACTGTCTGAATGTGTGAAACTCATGTTCAAGAAAACTCACTAGAACTCTAGTTTCTGTTGTTGAAGCTGATGCTAATTCTTAGGTGTATCCGTTCTTATAATGTTGGGAGGATCGATGctggattttttttatcaccTCATTTGTGATTAGAGGACTTGGATTGGATATGTTTGCCTTCTATTTGTCATTGTTATTGTAAGGGAAAGTTCATACTCATCcgctgaacttttttttttcttttaatttttgtataattatgatgaaaagatacaatgtccatatttaaattttaactaaaaaatataaaaagagagaaactgAGCTCTTCTGAATGATGGCAGTCGATTCTTCACATTTTCTGAAAGTGGGTAATTGAATTGCTGCAAGTCTATCATGTTGAATGCTATATGGCCTACTTGTAATGGCTAGATTGTTACTGTAGGTCTGTCATTTTTGTTTGTATCACTTCCTCCTTGTAATTGGTGCCAGACGATTGATTTTCATATCCCTCACTTCTTGTCTTGCAGCCAACTGTCTTGAAGGTTTATGGTTTCTTGTAAAGTATGTCTAAATAAGATCAGTTTCTAGGCAAAGAAATtgtacttgaaaagtttttttaTCGTTGAAAGTACATATGATGTTGTCTGGCAATGGAAGGGGCAGATATGGACTACCCACTTGCCTTAGTTTGAGTTAGTTTCTTGCAACTAGTCATCTTCTTTTAGCAGAAAATTGAAAAGTGAAGCAATTGTTTCTCTTGCAACTTATGTCCTATTACTTTATTAGTGATGAACAAGTGACGTTTTCTTCCCAAAAATCAGCTTGACTGTTTAGGGACTTTGCAGATGATAGAAAAATAGAGAGTGAAAGTATTGATGATGTCCATCTTGTTGTTACATGGTACTTCTCTGTAGTTTATTCACGAATAGCTCGAAAAATGACAATGTCATTTGtgaatgattttgattttatacTCTGGATGCCAACATCAATGTCTTATGTACTTGCTATTTGAACCAAGTTTTCACAATTGCAATTGTGTTAAGGTATTACCTGTTTGTAGGGTCTGTAAGCCATGACATTTATGTGTACTCCTCATTCTATCTGATTATATATTTGTGAATCCTTTTATACTTAATTCTGTTACATTCTGTGATacaggaaagaaagaaaagtactaATTTACAGCTGGGCTTCCTGTAGATTGTTGTAAAAGGCTtgactctcttttgttttcagGATTGTATTTGTGGTTTTATTTTGTCTGGAGATGAGTGCCTACATTGTGGGTGTTCTTGTACCTCTTGTAATTACTCTTCTTTTTCGGAATTCTAAGAATGAAAAGAAACGGGGAGTACCGGCTGATGTAGCTGATGTTGGTGGGGAACCTGGGTATGCAATTCGAAACTCTCGATTCACGTCCCCTGTGGCAACAGCATGGGAAGGTATCTCTACTCTTGCTGAACTGTTTGAGCAGTCATGCAAGCAGCATGGAAATAAATACTTGCTTGGAACTCGGAAGTTGATTACAAGGGAGCTTGAAGTGAGTGCGGATGGAAGGTCCTTCGAGAAGCTTCATTTGGGAGACTATGAGTGGCTAACCTATGGGGAAGCGTTTGTATCAGTGTGCAATTTTTCTTCTGGATTAGCTCAACTTGGTCATAAAAGGGAAGAACGGGCAGCAATTTTTGCTGATACAAGAGAAGAATGGTTCATTGCATTGCAGGTGCCTAAGCATAAAGGATTACATACATTTGTATATCCAATAATTCTTTCTGAAGCACTTTTTGCAGTATATAGAATTGAATCTGAACCTATTGAATTCATTAATGCTGtggaattttatgtttttattttctaattcatCAGCTTTCTAGGAAAAAAATGCAAGGCCAAATAATTCCTATTACTTTTGTAATTGCATAATATAGCTAATGTCTTTCTTATCAGGGTTGCTTTAGGCGCAATATCACCGTGGTTACCATATATGCATCTTTGGGAGAGGAGGCTTTATGTCATTCACTGAATgaggttctctctctctctctctgtctctcttctctctcataTGCATTATAGTCGTCTTTTTCTGGATGACATCTACTACAAAATGGAAAAAGGTGTTGCAACTCTAGTATGCGGGAGGCATGCAAGAGAAGTACCAAATTACCAATATGGGGTGAAAACATAAATTCAATACGCTCAAAAGCTACTCAAAAGGACTGTAATCTTTGAACTTAGTTGATTTTGATGGTCAAGAAACATATCCCTCCAAATTCTGGACTTCAATCATGTAATAAAGCCTTATTTTTTTCTCCCAGAGCTTCTTAAACAAATGATGGCGACATTTCTTCAACTTTTTTCTACCTTACCCACTTAGCATTGAAGGACTAGAGAAAGAAACGTCTCTTGTTCTTGATAGTCAATTGTTTCTTAATTGGGAAATTCTTATGTGTAGTATTTGCGTATGTTAATGTCCAAATTTATGACCCtgggtctatttttgatgcttAGAGACCAGTCCCTTTGCATCATCGTGCAATGTAACACTTAATGACTTTTAGACTTGGACTCATCGAGCAACATATATTTATTGTGAGCAGTCTTTGTGATATACTGGCTACAAGCCTACAAGTGATGCAATAAGTTCtcaattttataatatttggtATTGCATttgcattatattttattttcattagcCCTCAATATGCAGAAGTATCTTGTTGAACTTATAGGATTATCTCAtcatttcagaacataattaAAATCTCTGGGCTAAAGAAAAACCTCGTTGCAAATTTATTTATGAGAGAACTACTCCATATTGAATGCTTAGATTTTGTATTGTTTCCATTTTTATCTAAAGGCCATCCTTGCTGCCGTACCTCACtagttacttttttttattactgaTTGCGAGTTAAAATGAGTGTCTGGAGTTGTTTGTTGGTACaaattgttttctcattttctttgtttcttctacATTTATTTTAGTTAATTCTCATTTCTCCATGCAGACGGAGGTTACTACTGTGATATGTGGGAACAGTGAACTTAAAAAACTTGAGGGCATAAGGGGGCAGCTTGACACAGTGAAACGTGTGATATGCATGGATGATGATGTCACATCCAATACATCATCGGTAGGAGGAGCTGGAAACTGGATAATCACTTCATTTGCTGACGTAGAGACACTTGGCAGAGAAAGCCCCGTTGATGCTGATTTACCCCTCTCTGCTGATATTGCAGTTATAATGTACACTAGTGGAAGTACCGGTTTGCCGAAGGTTGGAATCCTTTCTTATAAATTTATGTTTCAGCTGCAAGAAGCATTTTTAGGTGGCCATGCAGGCTCAATTGGCCTAGGTTTTGCAACTTAGTTGTCGTGTGTTGCCTACCCATTCCTGAGTGCAAAAATGAACGGTTGGTCatacttttattctttttattataTCCAGATGTGGGCGGATCTCTTTGAAGGTTGAAGGACTAGTTAAAAATAGTGCTTTCTCATAATCTAAAAACAGTGTACTACGCAGTACATGCGAATATGTGGTCCAGTGGTAgtagtggtgcaacctagaggtcacttgttcaattcctagaacagtctctccacatattatgtggggtaacaTATGTGTGTCCCCGACCTTGCTCACTGCGAgtgccttgtgcacgggagttgtttatcttATGGTGTACTACATAGTAGTTTTGCTCAGAATTATCTAATTGACATTTATAGTTTGCTTACTCTATCGTCTTAGATTCTTTATTTCTGGGACTATATTGGTAATCATATTGATGCTCCAAAGTAGATTCTTAAACCAACCACTTCACCTACGACCTTATTTTGTTGAGGGAGGACACTTCCATTTGTACAACACCATTTCAAACTGTAAATCGTTAACTTCTTATAAAATCTACTGGATTGGAATCTGTGTTCTCCTCATCATCAATCTTTAAAACCAAATCCACTGATGTGCTCAtcttgcttttttattttttataaaattatggAAGATGTCAGTTTGATTATCCAATCTTCTGTGCATTTGATTTGGTAATCTAGACATGTTTGCTTATAGGCCGGATGCTATATTGATAACTACTCTGCAGAAACTACAGTGTTAGTGTGTTTACTTTCCATTTATTCCTTGGGAAATGTTGGAGTGTGATGTGAGACATCTATTGGGGCCACAAGGTCAATATTGCCCTAATTTCTCAGCACATCTGCGCAGGAGGTGTAGTATGAGAATTCTTTCATTGGTTCGTTAGAGTTTTTGTGCAAAAGATTGGCCACATGAGGATTGAGTCTCAGTGTTCAGATTTTAGATGTATGGATCTTATGATATCTAGTGTTCTCATATCAAAAGCTAGATGATGCAGGACAGACTTTTAGATTTTCTGTCCTGCCGGTGCTTTCAGTAATCTAAAGTTTGGATATTTGGCATATTAGCATTTAGTTATTGAAGAATGTACTAGTTAtgtgattttttatttatttaattttttatgatgGAAATTTCGAGCGAGCAAGTAATGCTTGAAGTTCTACTAACTAATCAGGGATCATGATGTCTTTGTGAGCCTAAAAATGTCTGTTTAACTGGGTGTAACAAGTTATTTTGAGACATTGAACTGTAAAGTGTTAGAGAGTACAATTATTTGCATGatgcttattttttatatttcaaaTCTTCATCTAAATCATATCTGTAACTTCCGTTTTCTCCACTTTGTACAGGGGGTGATGATGACACATGCCAATGTCCTAGCTACAGTTTCTGCTGTCATGACAATTGTTCCTGGCCTTGGAAGCAAGGACATTTACATGGCGTATCTTCCATTGGCTCATATCCTTGAATTAGCTGCAGAGGTAGAGCATTCATTTAGTAGCTGGGTTACAAAACAATTGTCACGTAACTACTACTTGCTCCCATTCATGATTTTATAAATATATGAACTTATATCCACACTTGTCTTTCTTCAGTGTGTTTAA
Proteins encoded in this window:
- the LOC120000327 gene encoding uncharacterized protein LOC120000327 isoform X1, yielding MEFASRVVNLAGRAANNNTVIDVFLVGSFAGLMVRSANQQKKVEALEAEKDSLVKSIKAMKKTMWDWKQQLFAEATAESALVPLARLRAIYGEVPAAPQIVDAADENAKSPASKLVI
- the LOC120000327 gene encoding uncharacterized protein LOC120000327 isoform X2, which gives rise to MEFASRVVNLAGRAANNNTVIDVFLVGSFAGLMVRSANQQKKVEALEAEKDSLVKSIKAMKKTMWDWKQQLFAEATAESALVPLARLRAIYGEVPAAPQIDAADENAKSPASKLVI